Proteins encoded within one genomic window of Triticum aestivum cultivar Chinese Spring chromosome 2D, IWGSC CS RefSeq v2.1, whole genome shotgun sequence:
- the LOC123053165 gene encoding probable phosphoribosylformylglycinamidine synthase, chloroplastic/mitochondrial: protein MASAGEMTGASMLRLQCFPSNMGKQSPGFISARNPWLRRSRMVRHCLDLRHLCRLPKQKGSVLNKQPRHAPSASVYRGVISPLLEESVDEAESRSRIIHFYRKPLLQDNETEELLKKVQAKVSCNIIDIQTEQCFNVELEKAPASDKLATLQWLLAETYEPDNLQTRSFFEEEISSSPYSVLVEVGPRMTFSTAFSTNAVSICKALSLIEVTRLERSRRYLLHLQPGSGELDESQLNSFAALIHDRMTECVYPSKLTSFWSDVVPEPVSVIPVIERGREALEEINMKMGLAFDEQDIKYYTHLFRDDIKRNPTTVELFDIAQSNSEHSRHWFFNGKLVIDGETMASTLFQLVKSPLKANPNNSVIGFKDNSSAIKGHPVNHLRPSLPGSTSPLSLMMRELDILFTAETHNFPCAVAPYPGAETGAGGRIRDTHATGRGSFVVASTAGYCVGNLRMEEFYAPWEDSSFSYPSNLASPLQILIDASDGASDYGNKFGEPMIQGFTRSFGTRLPNGERREWLKPIMFSGAIGQIDHAHIEKGDPEIGMLVVKIGGPAYRIGMGGGAASSMVSGQNDAELDFNAVQRGDAEMSQKLYRVVRACVEMGEKNPIISIHDQGAGGNCNVVKEIIYPKGAEIDIRKIVVGDHTLSVLEIWGAEYQEQDALLVKPESRSLLESLCERERVSMAVLGEIDGSGKIVLIDSAAVEYAKLNDLPPPVPVVDLQLEKVLGDMPQKTFEFKRISRLGEPLDIAPEVTLMDILKRVLKLPSVCSKRFLTTKVDRCVTGLVAQQQTVGSLQLPLADVAVIAQTYTDLTGGACAIGEQPMKGLLNPKAMARLAVGEALTNLVWAKVTSLADVKASGNWMYAAKLDGEGADMYDAAVALADCMIELGIAIDGGKDSLSMAAQCDGEVVKAPGNLVISAYVTCPDITLTVTPDLKLGKNGVLLHIDLAKGKRRLGCSALTQAFDQIGNDCPDIEDVPYLKKVFEAVQELLGERLISAGHDISDGGLIVTILEMAFAGNCGVNLNIDSKDSGLLQALFAEELGLVIEVHSNDLAAVKKKLQAAGVSVNVIGEVNITPEIELVVDDEMCLNESVSDLRDLWEETSFQLEELQRLKSCVKLEKEGLKSRTSPLWHLSFTPNFTDKEQLIASSKPKVAIIREEGSNSDREMAAAFHAAGFEPWDISMSDLLNQKASLVEFRGIAFVGGFSYADVLDSAKGWAASIRFNQPLIKQFQEFYNRPDTFSLGVCNGCQLMALLGWVPGPDIGGSLGAGGDMAQPRFIHNESGRFECRFTSVAIGESPAIMFKGMEGSTLGIWAAHGEGRALFPDKNVLSGVVNSNLAPLRYCDDANTATEVYPFNPNGSPLGIAALCSPNGRHLAMMPHPERSFMMWQYPWYPKEWQVEKGGPSPWLRMFQNAREWCS from the coding sequence GGAAAACAAAGTCCTGGTTTCATCTCTGCAAGAAATCCTTGGTTGAGAAGGTCACGAATGGTTCGACACTGCTTGGACCTACGGCATCTTTGCAGGCTACCTAAACAGAAAGGTAGTGTTCTAAATAAGCAACCAAGGCATGCTCCTAGTGCTTCAGTATATAGGGGCGTTATTAGCCCATTGCTAGAGGAATCGGTTGATGAGGCGGAGTCAAGATCAAGGATTATTCACTTTTACCGTAAACCACTACTTCAAGACAATGAGACTGAGGAGTTACTCAAGAAAGTTCAGGCAAAAGTTTCTTGTAACATTATTGACATACAGACTGAGCAATGTTTTAATGTGGAATTGGAGAAGGCACCAGCGTCTGATAAGCTTGCAACACTTCAGTGGCTCCTTGCAGAAACTTATGAACCTGATAACTTACAAACAAGGAGCTTTTTTGAGGAGGAAATCAGTAGCAGCCCTTATTCTGTCCTTGTTGAGGTTGGACCGCGGATGACATTTTCAACTGCTTTCTCGACCAATGCCGTCTCAATTTGTAAAGCTCTATCATTAATAGAAGTAACTCGCTTGGAGAGATCTCGAAGATATCTTTTGCACCTTCAGCCTGGCAGTGGAGAACTTGATGAAAGCCAACTCAACAGCTTTGCTGCTTTGATTCATGACAGAATGACAGAATGTGTTTATCCTAGCAAGCTCACATCATTTTGGTCAGATGTAGTTCCAGAACCTGTCAGTGTTATACCAGTCATTGAAAGGGGAAGggaagcattggaggaaataaatatgaaaatgGGACTTGCTTTTGATGAACAAGATATTAAATACTACACCCACCTCTTCAGAGACGACATCAAGCGCAATCCAACTACTGTGGAGCTTTTTGATATAGCGCAATCCAATAGTGAACACAGCAGGCATTGGTTTTTCAACGGAAAGCTTGTGATAGATGGAGAGACCATGGCTAGTACTTTGTTCCAGTTAGTAAAGAGCCCCTTGAAGGCCAACCCTAATAACTCTGTAATTGGTTTCAAGGACAACTCAAGTGCAATAAAAGGACACCCAGTAAATCATCTACGTCCATCACTACCTGGCTCCACTTCACCGTTATCCCTCATGATGCGTGAGCTTGACATTCTGTTCACAGCAGAAACCCATAATTTTCCATGTGCTGTGGCACCTTACCCAGGAGCTGAAACAGGTGCTGGTGGTCGCATAAGAGACACACATGCCACTGGAAGAGGTTCTTTTGTCGTTGCTTCCACTGCTGGTTATTGTGTTGGAAATCTTCGAATGGAAGAATTTTATGCACCTTGGGAGGATTCATCCTTTTCATACCCATCGAACTTAGCTTCTCCTTTGCAGATCCTTATTGATGCTAGTGATGGTGCTTCTGACTATGGTAACAAGTTTGGTGAGCCTATGATTCAGGGATTTACAAGAAGCTTTGGTACAAGGTTGCCAAATGGGGAGCGTCGAGAGTGGTTAAAGCCAATAATGTTCAGTGGAGCAATAGGCCAGATTGATCATGCACATATAGAGAAGGGGGATCCAGAAATTGGCATGCTAGTTGTGAAGATTGGTGGTCCAGCATATAGAATTGGTATGGGTGGTGGTGCTGCCTCAAGTATGGTTAGTGGACAGAATGACGCAGAGCTTGATTTCAATGCAGTGCAGCGCGGAGATGCTGAGATGTCACAGAAACTGTATCGTGTTGTCAGGGCATGTGTAGAAATGGGAGAGAAGAACCCAATTATCAGCATTCATGACCAGGGTGCTGGTGGAAACTGCAATGTTGTGAAAGAAATAATCTATCCTAAGGGCGCTGAAATTGATATCCGTAAAATTGTCGTTGGTGATCATACATTGTCTGTCTTGGAGATCTGGGGTGCTGAATACCAGGAACAAGATGCATTGTTGGTGAAGCCTGAGAGCAGAAGCCTGTTGGAGTCACTTTGTGAGAGAGAAAGAGTTTCAATGGCTGTCCTTGGGGAAATTGATGGCAGTGGAAAGATTGTTTTGATCGATAGTGCTGCCGTGGAGTATGCCAAGTTGAATGACCTTCCCCCTCCCGTCCCCGTTGTTGATCTTCAGCTTGAAAAGGTTTTAGGAGATATGCCTCAGAAGACGTTTGAGTTTAAGAGAATTTCTCGATTGGGTGAGCCCTTAGATATTGCACCTGAGGTCACGCTAATGGATATTCTTAAGCGAGTATTGAAGCTGCCTTCTGTATGTTCAAAGCGTTTCTTGACCACAAAGGTTGACAGGTGTGTGACAGGTCTTGTTGCACAACAGCAGACAGTTGGTTCTCTCCAACTTCCACTTGCTGATGTCGCTGTGATTGCACAGACATACACAGATCTGACAGGTGGTGCTTGTGCCATTGGAGAACAACCAATGAAGGGTTTACTTAATCCTAAGGCCATGGCAAGGCTTGCTGTTGGGGAGGCCTTGACCAATCTGGTTTGGGCTAAAGTTACATCACTTGCTGATGTCAAAGCAAGTGGTAACTGGATGTATGCTGCAAAGCTTGACGGAGAAGGAGCAGATATGTATGATGCCGCTGTTGCGTTGGCTGACTGCATGATTGAACTTGGTATTGCAATTGATGGTGGAAAAGACAGCCTTTCTATGGCAGCTCAATGTGATGGCGAGGTAGTCAAGGCTCCTGGCAATCTTGTTATCAGTGCTTATGTGACCTGTCCTGATATAACTTTGACCGTCACTCCAGATTTAAAGCTGGGAAAGAATGGTGTCTTGTTGCATATTGATCTGGCTAAAGGAAAGCGGCGGCTTGGTTGTTCTGCTCTCACACAGGCATTTGACCAAATTGGAAATGACTGCCCAGACATAGAAGATGTTCCTTACTTGAAGAAAGTATTTGAGGCTGTTCAGGAATTGCTTGGTGAACGTCTTATTTCGGCCGGTCATGACATTAGTGATGGTGGGCTTATTGTTACTATTCTTGAGATGGCATTTGCTGGCAACTGTGGTGTTAACCTCAACATTGACTCAAAAGACAGTGGCCTTCTACAAGCACTTTTTGCCGAGGAGCTTGGTCTTGTCATTGAAGTTCACTCAAATGACCTTGCTGCTGTAAAGAAAAAGCTTCAAGCAGCAGGCGTCTCTGTTAACGTAATAGGAGAAGTAAATATAACACCAGAGATAGAGCTGGTTGTTGACGATGAGATGTGCCTGAATGAAAGCGTTTCAGACCTCAGGGATTTGTGGGAAGAAACGAGCTTCCAGCTTGAGGAGCTACAACGGCTGAAGTCTTGTGTCAAGCTTGAGAAAGAAGGCTTAAAAAGCCGAACATCTCCTTTGTGGCATCTGTCTTTCACCCCCAACTTCACAGACAAGGAGCAATTGATTGCGTCATCTAAACCGAAAGTTGCCATCATTCGCGAAGAAGGGAGCAACAGTGATAGGGAAATGGCTGCTGCATTCCATGCTGCTGGATTTGAACCATGGGACATTTCTATGTCAGACCTCTTGAATCAGAAGGCCTCTCTAGTGGAGTTCCGTGGGATTGCATTTGTTGGCGGTTTTAGCTATGCTGACGTTCTAGATTCGGCAAAAGGCTGGGCAGCTTCTATCAGGTTCAACCAGCCTCTCATAAAGCAGTTCCAGGAGTTCTACAACAGGCCAGACACATTCAGCCTTGGAGTGTGCAATGGCTGTCAGCTCATGGCCCTTCTCGGTTGGGTGCCAGGACCAGATATCGGAGGTTCTCTTGGTGCAGGTGGAGACATGGCCCAGCCAAGGTTCATTCACAATGAATCTGGACGTTTTGAATGCCGGTTTACCAGTGTGGCCATAGGGGAATCTCCTGCTATAATGTTCAAAGGCATGGAAGGCTCTACCTTGGGCATTTGGGCTGCTCATGGTGAAGGGAGAGCCTTGTTCccagataaaaatgttttatctggTGTTGTTAACTCTAATCTGGCTCCTCTGAGATATTGTGATGACGCTAACACTGCCACCGAAGTCTATCCTTTTAACCCTAATGGTTCTCCTCTTGGTATCGCGGCCCTTTGTTCCCCTAACGGAAGGCACCTTGCTATGATGCCACACCCAGAGCGTTCCTTCATGATGTGGCAATACCCATGGTACCCCAAGGAATGGCAGGTTGAGAAGGGTGGTCCGAGTCCTTGGTTGCGCATGTTCCAGAATGCACGAGAATGGTGTTCATAG